One region of Salvelinus sp. IW2-2015 linkage group LG6.1, ASM291031v2, whole genome shotgun sequence genomic DNA includes:
- the LOC111964577 gene encoding LOW QUALITY PROTEIN: zinc finger protein 687a (The sequence of the model RefSeq protein was modified relative to this genomic sequence to represent the inferred CDS: substituted 1 base at 1 genomic stop codon) has product MGDMKTPDFDDLLAAFDIPDIDAKEAIQSAPEEGGEGSGKVGGSXSGXGGPSPRPSSPTDSPPNSQSEPPVVSVIVKNRVRPDSYEETEESDEEDGDSPGGSGTDPEVETGMGVKGGLLNSQLAPRMPGLVSSEPLLQNGFEGSTVTLEPSVRGQGLGQALGHANGELWSTCSPPTASEGGGSIGGAGGSACTTKHTVNILNRRKPLSSHTSAGPITSISSSSSSSSLSVNPHLSPPSILSEDTLCPHGTLPPPPPSNGSLRVGVRRIMDSDEDDSEPDLGSPLVIQESPDSPMCSPPKFPRRHRQLSSSELFRSPTPSSPPLLSCPPPLSSKPPPSISQTSSSSKPPPPDEVPSTPRSPSPPPAQPQARQSWLAAALSNPRPISSPVMEERNPEHVIEERDSPESPPXDQTGSAMSTVSKRSSSPAPTSASTPQGARGGEEPMESEPSLGCRSDNSEKMEVVDGRQTGDTETAPXNSTTTPTAPVRPLKVRIKTVKTPTGSITRTVTRVASKGAGGTPSKGADGSKPSPGXRXVLSRPKRVASQQPPQQKSKGGSLLPVSTLQDASTAMLMAASKAQNKMAADSNKPKVXATAVSITKSAALPSVSPASSSSPRFSPGGAGVRSLGQKTLNGGVSVSXSPLLTPQGGSRPASIVNSTGAIISRSQSSLVEAFNKILNSKNLLPSYRPDLCTPLPPEWDLPLPAQGYRCLECGDAFALERSLARHYDRRSLRIEVTCNHCAKRLAFFNKCSLLLHAREHKERGLVMQCSHLVMRPVSVEQMIGQQDTTPIGMLSPSLSTSSVPASSCSGLXLSAVTPATLSPAPQLQQPIISKNDRASVQPYKCPECQVQFFSKLGGCPLKSQTSLNTRIGYRCSSCQVVFGGLNSVKSHIQTAHCEVFHKCPSCPMAFKSSPSAQSHINTQHPTLTGGQAKMIYKCVMCDTVFTQKPLLYVHFDTHLVKQKVHVFKCPECPKLYAQRSSMLEHIKTTHRGPAVKQEVPVAMAPSPAPPPRVRSSVKTESSDGEEWGREEEEEEEERDGESSKTSPGWSCAPCHARYADREDYITHMAEQHGKILKKFPCSLCENSFSSTSSLRRHIRVKHKGIKRAFHCRLCSEGKRTFSSRLVLERHVQLRHGMSALDTKRGRGAEGADSSSEQDGGSNPPFTVSAEEDGGGGLKTEEEEDDVTEGIIPAKRPRVTSSAPPPQPESGFHCAPCGFTTEDRAVFLDHIPQHRSEALGGGVSLQCLQCGACFASAPSLSRHRFISHRVRDTPPDNHSRHGHNDRXLTSSPGNGGNHGDGSPRGGSLPGSPSSSSHPPTPLGEDGEGRVGCKVCGKRFEKVSDLNTHFRTHGMAFITARKTDKPV; this is encoded by the exons ATGGGGGACATGAAAACCCCAGATTTCGACGACTTGTTGGCAGCCTTCGACATTCCAGACATCGATGCCAAAGAGGCCATCCAGTCTGCGCCGGAAGAGGGTGGGGAGGGGTCAGGGAAGGTRGGGGGCAGCYTMTCGGGGGRCGGGGGTCCCTCGCCAAGACCTTCCAGCCCCACTGACTCCCCTCCCAACTCCCAAAGTGAGCCTCCAGTGGTCAGTGTGATTGTTAAGAACAGGGTGAGGCCTGACTCCTATGAAGAGACTGAGGAGTCAGATGAAGAGGATGGGGACAGCCCTGGGGGCAGTGGGACAGACCCTGAGGTGGAGACTGGGATGGGAGTCAAGGGGGGCCTGCTGAATTCACAACTGGCTCCTAGGATGCCTGGTCTGGTCTCCTCAGAACCTCTCCTCCAGAATGGGTTTGAGGGGTCCACAGTCACGCTGGAGCCCAGTGTGAGAGGCCAGGGGCTGGGCCAGGCGTTGGGCCATGCCAACGGGGAGCTCTGGTCAACCTGCTCCCCTCCTACTGCGAGTGAAGGAGGGGGCAGCATTGGAGGCGCAGGGGGGTCGGCCTGCACAACCAAACATACAGTTAATATTCTCAACAGACGgaaacctctctcctctcatacctcTGCTGGTCCTATAACCTCCatatcctcctcatcatcgtcatcCTCACTCTCTGTCAAcccacacctctctcctccctccatcctgagTGAGGACACTCTGTGCCCTCACGgaactctcccccccccccctccctccaacgGAAGCCTGAGAGTGGGGGTGAGGCGCATCATGGACTCAGATGAGGACGACTCTGAACCGGATTTGGGAAGCCCGCTAGTGATCCAAGAGAGCCCAGATTCTCCCATGTGCTCCCCTCCCAAATTTCCACGCAGACACCGCCAAYTGTCCTCTTCAGAGCTGTTCAGRTCCCCAACTCCCTCCTCRcctcctctcctctcttgccctcctcctctctcctccaaaccccctccctccatctctcagacATCCTCCAGCTCTAAACCCCCCCCTCCAGATGAAGTACCCTCCACCCCCaggtctccctcccctcctcctgcccAGCCCCAGGCCCGTCAGTCCTGGCTGGCTGCCGCCCTCAGTAACCCCAGACCCATCTCTAGCCCAGTGATGGAGGAAAGAAACCCGGAACATGTGATCGAGGAGAGGGACTCACCAGAGAGCCCCCCGRCTGACCAGACAGGTTCTGCTATGTCCACTGTGTCCAAGAGGAGCTCCAGCCCTGCACCAACCTCAGCATCAACTCCACAGGGggctagagggggagaggagccCATGGAGAGTGAGCCTAGCCTGGGGTGCAGGTCAGACAACAGTGAGAAGATGGAGGTTGTGGATGGAAGACAAACAGGAGACACGGAGACGGCTCCGGRCAATTCTACGACAACACCAACAGCCCCCGTTCGCCCACTCAAAGTCCGAATCAAAACAGTCAAGACCCCTACAGGCAGCATCACCAGGACAGTGACYCGAGTAGCATCCAAAGGAGCGGGGGGGACCCCCTCAAAAGGCGCAGATGGCTCCAAACCCTCCCCGGGGGMTCGTAKGGTSCTCAGCCGGCCCAAGAGGGTGGCATCTCAGCAGCCTCCMCAGCAGAAGTCAAAGGGTGGCAGCCTCCTGCCTGTGTCTACACTCCAGGATGCAAGTACCGCCATGTTGATGGCCGCCAGCAAGGCCCAAAACAAGATGGCCGCCGACAGCAACAAGCCCAAAGTGTRGGCTACGGCTGTCAGCATCACCAAGTCAGCagccctcccctctgtctctcccgcctcttcctcctcccccagaTTCAGTCCAGGGGGGGCCGGRGTGCGCAGCCTGGGRCAGAAGACCCTGAATGGYGGTGTGTCTGTGTCCCKctcccccctcctcacccctcaggGGGGCAGTAGACCAGCCTCCATAGTGAACAGTACAGGAGCCATTATCTCCAGGAGCCAGTCCAGTCTGGTGGAGGCCTTCAACAAGATCCTCAACAGCAAGAACCTGCTGCCCAGCTACAGACCAGACCTCTGTACACCACTACCACCGGAGTGGGACCTGCCTCTGCCTGCACAG GGCTACCGCTGTCTGGAGTGTGGCGATGCGTTTGCCCTGGAGCGCAGCCTGGCCCGCCACTACGACCGGCGGTCCCTGAGGATCGAGGTGACCTGTAACCACTGTGCCAAGCGGCTGGCATTCTTCAACAAGTGCAGCCTGCTGCTCCACGCCAGGGAACACAAGGAGAGGGGACTGGTCATGCAGTGTTCCCACCTGGTCATGAGACCTGTCAGTGTAGAGCAGATGATAGGCCAACAGGACACCACTCCCATCG gcatgctctctccctccctctccacctcctctgtcCCAGCGTCCTCTTGCTCTGGTCTTTGACTCTCAGCAGTGACCCCGGCAACCCTGAGCCCCGCCCCCCAGCTGCagcagccaatcatcagtaagaACGACAGAGCGTCTGTACAACCATACAAGTGTCCTGAGTGTCAGGTGCAGTTCTTCAGCAAGCTAGgtggctgcccactcaagagtcAAACCAGCCTTAACACT CGCATCGGATACAG gtGTTCTAGTTGTCAGGTGGTGTTTGGAGGGTTAAACTCGGTCAAGTCCCATATCCAGACGGCCCACTGTGAGGTGTTCCATAAGTGTCCCAGCTGCCCGATGGCCTTCAAGTCCTCCCCCAGCGCCCAGAGCCACATCAACACCCAGCACCCCACACTCACTGGAGGACAGGCCAA GATGATCTacaagtgtgtgatgtgtgacacGGTATTTACCCAGAAGCCACTGCTGTACGTCCACTTTGACACCCACCTAGTCAAGCAGAAGGTGCACGTGTTCAAGTGTCCTGAGTGCCCCAAGCTCTACGCGCAGAGAAGTTCCATGCTGGAGCACATCAAG ACTACTCACAGAGGCCCTGCGGTCAAACAGGAAGTTCCCGTTGCCATGGCGCCCTCCCCTGCRCCTCCCCCCCGGGTGCGGAGCTCGGTGAAGACGGAGAGCTCTGACGGAGAGgagtggggaagggaggaggaggaggaggaagaagaaagggatggagagagcagtAAGACAAGCCCAGGGTGGAGCTGTGCTCCCTGCCACGCCCGCTACGCTGACAGAGAGGACTACATTACCCATATGGCCGAGCAGCATGGCAAG atccTGAAGAAGTTCCCGTGTAGTCTGTGTGAGAACTCCTTCTCCTCTACGTCCAGCCTCAGACGCCACATCAGAGTCAAACACAAGGGCATCAAACGAGCCTTCCACTGCCG gttgtgtaGTGAGGGTAAGAGGACGTTCAGCAGTAGACTGGTGTTGGAGAGACATGTCCAGCTGAGACACGGCATGTCAGCTCTGGACACAAAG cgaGGGAGGGGTGCAGAAGGGGCCGACAGTTCCTCGGAGCAGGACGGAGGCTCCAACCCTCCGTTCACTGTTTCAGCTGAGGAAGACGGAGGAGGAGGGTTGAAgactgaggaagaagaggacgatgTGACCGAGGGCATCATCCCTGCTAAGAGACCTCGCGTCACCTCCTCGGCCCCCCCTCCCCAGCCAGAGTCTGGGTTCCACTGTGCTCCGTGTGGCTTCACCACCGAGGACCGCGCCGTCTTCCTGGACCACATCCCCCAGCACCGCTCCGAGGCCCTGGGGGGAGGAGTCAGCCTGCAGTGTCTACAGTGTGGAGCCTGCTTTGCCTCcgccccctccctctcccgcCACCGCTTCATCAGCCACAGGGTTCGAGACACYCCCCCTGACAACCACAGCCGTCACGGCCATAACGACCGCTRCCTGACATCATCGCCCGGCAACGGCGGTAACCACGGTGACGGGAGTCCCAGAGGGGGTTCCCTGCCGGGGTCTCCCTCGTCCTCGTCTCACCCCCCCACACCGCTGGGGGAGGACGGGGAGGGCAGGGTGGGGTGTAAGGTGTGTGGGAAACGCTTTGAGAAGGTTTCGGATCTGAACACACACTTCAGGACTCACGGCATGGCCTTCATCACCGCACGCAAGACAGACAAACCTGtctga
- the LOC111964819 gene encoding 26S proteasome non-ATPase regulatory subunit 4 isoform X1, with product MGLESTMVCVDNSEYMRNGDFLPTRLQAQQDAVNIVCHSKTRSNPENNVGLITMANNCEVLTTLTADAGRILSKLQAVQPRGNISFCTGIRVAHLALKHRQGKNHKMRIIAFVGSPVEDNDKDLVKMAKRLKKEKVSVDIINFGEEEVNTEKLTAFINTLNGKEGAGSHLVTVPPGPSLADALLSSPILAGEGGAMLGLGSSDFEFGVDPSADPELALALRVSMEEQRQRQEDETRRAAVVSAAEAGVPSPTADESEEALLKMSVPQADTATPAMPDFSRMTEDEQIAYALQMSMQGGAEFGAESMDMDTGAPVDSEGAKDEEDYDVMQDPEFLQSVLENLPGVDPNNEAIRNAMGSLASQTGSKPDSKKDKDDEKKK from the exons ATGGGGCTTGAAAGTACTATGGTCTG TGTGGACAACAGTGAGTATATGAGGAATGGAGACTTCCTCCCCACCAGACTTCAGGCCCAGCAAGATGCTGTCAACATTGTGTGTCACTCCAAGACACGCAGCAACCCAGAGAACAATGTGGGCCTCATCACCATGGCCAA TAACTGTGAGGTGCTGACCACGTTGACTGCAGACGCGGGGAGGATACTSTCTAAACTGCARGCTGTCCAGCCCCGTGGAAACATCAGCTTCTGCACAGGCATCAGAGTGGCACAT ttgGCTCTGAAGCACAGACAGGGYAAGAACCACAAGATGCGTATAATTGCCTTTGTGGGCAGCCCAGTGGAGGACAACGAYAAGGAT CTGGTGAAAATGGCAAAGCGTCTAAAGAAAGAGAAAGTCAGTGTGGACATCATTAACTTTGGAGAGGAG GAGGTGAACACAGAAAAGCTGACGGCCTTCATCAACACTCTGAATGGGAAGGAAGGAGCAGGGTCCCACCTTGTGACAGTGCCTCCAGGCCCCAGTCTGGCTGATGCCCTGCTGTCCTCTCCTATCCTTGCTGGGGAGGGAGGAGCCATGCTGGGCCTGGGGTCCAGTGACTTTGAGTTTGGAGTGGACCCCAGTGCAGACCCAGAGCTGGCACTG GCTCTGAGGGTAtctatggaggagcagagacagaggcaggaggATGAGACTCGCAGGGCAGCAGTGGTGTCTGCTGCTGAGGCCGGGGTTCCCTCGCCTACCGCTGACG AGTCAGARGAAGCTCTGCTGAAGATGTCAGTCCCCCAGGCTGACACGGCCACGCCCGCTATGCCCGACTTCAGCCGCATGACAGAGGACGAGCAGATTGCCTACGCCCTACAGATGTCCATGCAGGGTGGAG CAGAGTTTGGTGCAGAGTCAATGGACATGGACACAGGAGCCCCTGTAGACTCAGAGGGTGCTAAG GATGAGGAGGACTATGATGTGATGCAGGACCCAGAGTTCCTCCAGAGCGTCCTGGAGAACCTACCGGGTGTCGACCCCAATAACGAGGCCATCCGGAATGCCATGGGCTCGCTGGCCTCACAGACAGGATCCAAACCTGACAGCAAGAAAGACAAAGACGATGAGAAGAAGAAATGA
- the LOC111964819 gene encoding 26S proteasome non-ATPase regulatory subunit 4 isoform X2, translating to MGLESTMVCVDNSEYMRNGDFLPTRLQAQQDAVNIVCHSKTRSNPENNVGLITMANNCEVLTTLTADAGRILSKLQAVQPRGNISFCTGIRVAHLALKHRQGKNHKMRIIAFVGSPVEDNDKDLVKMAKRLKKEKVSVDIINFGEEEVNTEKLTAFINTLNGKEGAGSHLVTVPPGPSLADALLSSPILAGEGGAMLGLGSSDFEFGVDPSADPELALALRVSMEEQRQRQEDETRRAAVVSAAEAGVPSPTADESEEALLKMSVPQADTATPAMPDFSRMTEDEQIAYALQMSMQGGEFGAESMDMDTGAPVDSEGAKDEEDYDVMQDPEFLQSVLENLPGVDPNNEAIRNAMGSLASQTGSKPDSKKDKDDEKKK from the exons ATGGGGCTTGAAAGTACTATGGTCTG TGTGGACAACAGTGAGTATATGAGGAATGGAGACTTCCTCCCCACCAGACTTCAGGCCCAGCAAGATGCTGTCAACATTGTGTGTCACTCCAAGACACGCAGCAACCCAGAGAACAATGTGGGCCTCATCACCATGGCCAA TAACTGTGAGGTGCTGACCACGTTGACTGCAGACGCGGGGAGGATACTSTCTAAACTGCARGCTGTCCAGCCCCGTGGAAACATCAGCTTCTGCACAGGCATCAGAGTGGCACAT ttgGCTCTGAAGCACAGACAGGGYAAGAACCACAAGATGCGTATAATTGCCTTTGTGGGCAGCCCAGTGGAGGACAACGAYAAGGAT CTGGTGAAAATGGCAAAGCGTCTAAAGAAAGAGAAAGTCAGTGTGGACATCATTAACTTTGGAGAGGAG GAGGTGAACACAGAAAAGCTGACGGCCTTCATCAACACTCTGAATGGGAAGGAAGGAGCAGGGTCCCACCTTGTGACAGTGCCTCCAGGCCCCAGTCTGGCTGATGCCCTGCTGTCCTCTCCTATCCTTGCTGGGGAGGGAGGAGCCATGCTGGGCCTGGGGTCCAGTGACTTTGAGTTTGGAGTGGACCCCAGTGCAGACCCAGAGCTGGCACTG GCTCTGAGGGTAtctatggaggagcagagacagaggcaggaggATGAGACTCGCAGGGCAGCAGTGGTGTCTGCTGCTGAGGCCGGGGTTCCCTCGCCTACCGCTGACG AGTCAGARGAAGCTCTGCTGAAGATGTCAGTCCCCCAGGCTGACACGGCCACGCCCGCTATGCCCGACTTCAGCCGCATGACAGAGGACGAGCAGATTGCCTACGCCCTACAGATGTCCATGCAGGGTGGAG AGTTTGGTGCAGAGTCAATGGACATGGACACAGGAGCCCCTGTAGACTCAGAGGGTGCTAAG GATGAGGAGGACTATGATGTGATGCAGGACCCAGAGTTCCTCCAGAGCGTCCTGGAGAACCTACCGGGTGTCGACCCCAATAACGAGGCCATCCGGAATGCCATGGGCTCGCTGGCCTCACAGACAGGATCCAAACCTGACAGCAAGAAAGACAAAGACGATGAGAAGAAGAAATGA